In Deltaproteobacteria bacterium, the genomic stretch GCTTGCGATCGATCTCCTGATAACCCCGCTCGATCTGGTAGATGTTATGGATCTCACTCTTGCCGAGGGCAATGAGTGCCGCCATCACGATCGCCATCCCAGCCCGGACGTCGGGAGAGCTCAGATTGGCGCAAAACAGCTGCGACGGTCCGGTGACAACGATACGGTGCGGATCGCACAGGACAATGTTGGCACCCATGCGCATGAGGTTGTCGGTAAAGAACATCCGGCCTTCGAACATTTTCTCAAAAAAGATCATAGTTCCAGCGGCCTGCGTCGCCCCGACGATCGCTACGGACATGAGATCCGTGGGGAACGCCGGCCACGGGCCGCTATAGATGGAACCGATGCGGTCGCCGATGTCCTTGCGCATCACCAGGGGCTTGGTGCCATCGATGGTGAGCGCGTCGCGTCCTATCTCTGGATGGATGCCGAGGCGACCTAGTACCTTGAGCGGATAGCGCATATCGTCGACGTTGACGTCGGTGATGGTGATCTTGCCCTTGGCGATGGCGCCCAGGCAGAGAAAGCTACCGACCTCCATGAAATCGGCGCCGATCGTGTGCACCGCTCCGTGGAGGCTAGTAACACCCTGTATCTCCAGCCGGTTACTGCCTATGCCTGAGATCTTGGCGCCCATAGCATTGAGGAGGCGGCAGAGGCCGACCACATGGGGCTCGCAGGCGGCGTTGTGGAGGACCGTGGTGCCCTCGGCGCGCGTGGCGAGCATGACTAGGTTCTCGGTCGCCGTGACCGAGGGCTCATCAAGGTAATAGTCGGTGCCGATGATCTTAGGCATCCGCCCACTGATCACGCGGTCCAAGGTAAGAATCCCGCCTAAGGCGGTGATTCCGTCCCAGTGGGTGTCTATCCGCCGCGCGCCAATGACGTCCCCGCCTGGGGGGGCCAGTTCGACCTGGCCGAACCGGGCTAGCAGTGGGCCGAGGAGCATGATCGAAGCCCGCACCTTAGCGCACATGCCGTAGTTAGGGTGGGAGCTGTGGGCCTTGCTGGCATCGAGGACGACGGTTTCGTGATCCGTCCACTCTATCCGTACGCCGATGCCTTGGAGGATCTCAAGCATCGTAAGGACGTCGCCGATCCGCGGCATGCGCTTCAGAGTGATCGGCTCGTCGGTCAGCAGACACGCGCACAGCGCGGGTAGAGCCTCGTTCTTATTGCCAGAGGGTCTGACGGCACCGTTGAGTGGGCGGCCGCCTTCGATGAC encodes the following:
- the murA gene encoding UDP-N-acetylglucosamine 1-carboxyvinyltransferase; translated protein: MHKFVIEGGRPLNGAVRPSGNKNEALPALCACLLTDEPITLKRMPRIGDVLTMLEILQGIGVRIEWTDHETVVLDASKAHSSHPNYGMCAKVRASIMLLGPLLARFGQVELAPPGGDVIGARRIDTHWDGITALGGILTLDRVISGRMPKIIGTDYYLDEPSVTATENLVMLATRAEGTTVLHNAACEPHVVGLCRLLNAMGAKISGIGSNRLEIQGVTSLHGAVHTIGADFMEVGSFLCLGAIAKGKITITDVNVDDMRYPLKVLGRLGIHPEIGRDALTIDGTKPLVMRKDIGDRIGSIYSGPWPAFPTDLMSVAIVGATQAAGTMIFFEKMFEGRMFFTDNLMRMGANIVLCDPHRIVVTGPSQLFCANLSSPDVRAGMAIVMAALIALGKSEIHNIYQIERGYQEIDRKLEALGAAIKRVAV